In the Sorghum bicolor cultivar BTx623 chromosome 4, Sorghum_bicolor_NCBIv3, whole genome shotgun sequence genome, AGAAAAAGATAATGAGGAGGAAAGTTCTTGCCAAGTGGCTAAAGGAGAGTCTTTTGAGATTAGGCCCCACATTCATCAAAATAGGGCAACAATTCTCCACAAGAGTGGATATTCTCCCACAGGAATATGTGGATCAACTATCGGAGTTACAGGTTTGTGTGTTGAAACTTATTCTAATTGCAGACATGATTTGGTGCTTTTCTAAAGTTGAGTAAACTGCTTTTCTCTCTTTAATATAAAGATACGCACCTCTCCTGCGTGTTTGAGGAAAAACAGAGTAAACTGCAAAGACTTTGAAATTGATGGGTTGGTCATTAGAGGAATTGCTCTCCTGTTATTAAACAATTTGACCACCCTCTATTATGCATAAGCTGAAATATTCACTAAATTTAGTTCAGTTTACTAGATCAGCCTAGTGGATGGCAAAATCTGCAAGTCTTAGATTGTGCCCTGTACATTTGTGTAGCATATTAGCATTTATCAGTGGCTCAGTGCCCCATGTGAAGAAAAAGCTGTCTTGTGTAGTTATTAGAAGTTATcttgttttttctttctctatatattttttgttaATGCACATTCCTATGCTTATACCCCTGTTATGATTGAACCATGGAATTATTACCTATTTTTGCAGGATCAAGTTCCTCCATTTCCTTCCGAGACAGCTGTAAAAATTGTCGAGGAAGAGCTGGGGGCATCTGTAAATGAGATATTTGATCGATTTGATTTTGAACCAATAGCTGCTGCTAGCCTcggtaaatatttttttgattTTAATAAGCAACTTGACACTATAATAATCTATCTCTTTTTGCCAGGCCAGGTTCATCGGGCACGTCTAAATGGCCAAGAGGTTGTGATCAAAGTGCAACGGCCTGGTCTGAAGGAGCTGTTCGATATTGATTTGAAGAATTTAAGGGTAAGTTATTTATGTTACTAATCCTGTAGCATGCCCTGTTTTCATTTTTTAGATAATGAAATAAAACATCCTGACCTCTGCATCTAAAGATGCACACATAAGTGCTATTGTTGTTTACTAGTACCAAAAAAAAGTATGTCTGTTATGTTTTGCCTATTTACCTACTTATAAATGTGTTTCTGTTTTTTACTATTTGCTGACAAATAACTGAATTGGATAGGTAATAGCTGAATACCTTCAGAAAGTGGATCCAAAGTCAGATGGCGCCAAGAGAGACTGGGTTGCTATTTACGATGAGTGTGCATCTGTTTTATATCAGGTAATTAGTTGTATGATCATGTGCTACTGCCTTAGACTTGTTTGACTACGTCTGTCTATTACTGATCATGTAATCAGTTCTTGTTTTTTATCAGGAAATAGACTATACGAAGGAAGCATTTAACGCTGAAAAATTTGCTGAGAACTTCAAAAAATTGGAATATGTGAAGGTTCCTGAAATTTACTGGGAGTACACTACACCTCAGGTTTCTTCTACACAGAAAATACAAAATAGATCCAACAAGAAACTTGGTATATTAAAGATTTTAAGTTTCTTTTATTTTCATTGCAGGTTTTAACAATGGAATATGTCCCAGGAATTAAAATTAACAGAATAAAGCAGTTAGATAAGTTAGGAGTCGATAGAAAAAGGTAAGTACTGTATAACCATCAGCCATGAACTAAATTTTCTGTGCCAACTGACTTTGTTGCTTCTGGTTGATGTGAATCACTTTCAGATTAGGCCGTTATGCTGTTGAGTCGTACCTTGAGCAGATCTTGTCCCATGGATTTTTCCATGCTGACCCGGTTAGTCACCCTGTATATTCACCAGAAACACTGTTTTAGTCATTATGGTTATTTGTCACCTTCGCATCATCTTTCACTTCATTTCTATCCATGTATTGGTCTGTTTTCAAATGAAGTAGAAATATAATATTTTGTTAAGAAAAACTGTATCACTGAATTTATGAGGTCCCTTTGCCATCCTCCTAACCTTGGCAGATTTATGGCTCACTCTATGTGCAATATGCTTCAGCCATAGACAAATTCCAATGTGCTATTACTTCCTATCACAAACATATGTTCCTCTAGGcttgtcttaagtcaaactttttagctTTGACCATCAATATATAAAGTTTTATATAGACTGAAAACATAAGATTACCGTTAGTAGATCTTTTATGGAGAATACTTCCACAATATACAGTTCTTTCAATGAAGATGATATATTTCATAGAAATTGCTAGTCAAAGTATCAGAGTGGAGACCATGTCAATGCCATAATGGACATGTATTTGTGAGTGGAGGAAGTATGTCTTATAATACAAATTTCATGAGACTGGATCGTCCCTATTGTCTTGCTCCTTTTTAGTATATCTAATAAAGCAGTTGCTATACTCTGTTAAAAGCTAATGGTGATTCCTTTACAGCATCCAGGAAACATTGCTGTTGATGATGTCAATGGAGGGAGACTTATCTTCTATGACTTTGGGATGATGGGAAGGTAacattccccccccccccaccccacacacacacacacaaaagttCCATTCCATGAGAAAATTTGCATCTCAGTATGGATAATAATCTTCATCCCTTCCAACTTCCAGTATCAGCCAAAATATTCGGGGAGGATTGCTTGAAGTATTCTATGGAGTTTATGAAAAGGATCCTGACAAAGTTAGTTCTCTGGGCATAATAGCCAGCAGATGATAATTTATACCCTGTGATGTTCTGAGAAGTGTTGAATCCTGTATTCCTGCAGGTGCTTCAAGCAATGGTTCAAATGGGTGTCCTTGTTCCTACTGGAGATATGACTGCTGTCAGAAGAACAGCTCAATTTTTCCTTAATAGGTAGTTACTTTTCCTTGAGAAATTATTTTTTTCCTTGAACGTGCTTGAGAGTTGTGTGTATTTcattaaagaaaaaagagtAACCAAATACAAAGCAAATGGAGTTTGTTGAACTGGAAGAgcatgaattttttttttttttgaactagctTTGAAGAGCGTCTAGCAGCACAAAGGAAGGAGAGAGAGATGGCAACTGCAGAACTGGGATTTAAAAAGCAATTAACTAAGGAGGAGAAGTTTGAAAAGAGGAAGCAGAGACTTGCTGCAATCGGTAATGTTGTGACCTACCAACAGACTTGATAGATGGAAATATGTCAGGGTTTattctacaacttttatgtttACTTGAATTAAATTTTGCAGGAGAGGATCTTTTGGCGATTGCTGCTGATCAACCATTTCGCTTCCCTGCCACATTTACATTTGTGGTCAGAGCATTCTCAGGTTTCAGTGTCTAATAATTTACATGTTTACAAGGAAATTGTTATTACTGTCATTGTACTCAAGCTCTCTCCATTTTATGCAGTTCTAGATGGTATTGGGAAAGGCCTTGATCCTAGGTTTGATATTACAGAGATTGCTAAGCCGTGAGTACTTGCTGCATTAGTAGCATCTCAATAGTTTTTCAAAAACATGCAAAGCCTGCACATCTTTGTATTTTCAACTTGACCTTTTCTGGTGCTGACTTGACATGTCTGTTAAATTTGCTAGATATGCCAAGGAATTGCTAAGATTTAATGAAGCTGGTGTTGAAGTAGTTGTGAAGGCAAGTTTCAACATTTGGTCAAAGCTTTAACCTATCTCTATGAAAGCATATCTCCTAAGTATTTTCATTGAGAGTTTTAAGTGCTTTTGATTGCAACATTATGTCAGGATGCAAAGAAGAGATGGGAAAGGCAGTCCCGTGCCTTTTACAATTTGTTCCGCCAACCCGACAGAGTTGAAAAGCTGGCACAAATTATTGAACGTTTGGTATGTGCATCATTTTCCAACATtattttgttgtgtattggtgtTATTTGCACATGTCCTCTTGACGAAAGTTTGTACAATTGAACTCAATGAACTGCTATTTTACAGGAGCAAGGTGAACTCAAGCTTCGTGTCAGAACACTGGAATCGGAAAGAGCATTTCAAAGAGTTGCCGCTGTACAGAAAACAATTGGATATGTGAGTTCACAATTATTAATATACTGTTTAACTTTTGTCTATGTTACTTCATTCTGAACCATGAAAAGACAAGGGCAAACTTGTCTGCTGTATGACACTGTCACTGGGTGTATGCAAATTCAGTTAGCCTGCACTGGAATTGTTAAAATAAAATTGACAGAGGGCGCCTGCAAATTCGATGCAAGAAATCTGATCAAGTCATCAAGAGAAACAGCCCTTATATCATGAAAttgttttctttctttgttactGCACCTTTTTCCCCCTGAAGTTCCATAACATCATAACGCGTCTTGTCATCCAGGGAGTTGCTGCAGGTAGTTTGGTGAACCTTGCAACAATGTTGTACTTCAATTCAATCCGGGTGAGTTTGTAAACAAACAGGAGTATACCATCCATCAAATTTCTAGCACATATTTGTTCTCATCTGATCTTCAAATCTTCAATAACCGTTGCAGGGACCAGCAACCATTGCATACTCCCTCTGCGCATTCTTCGGGCTGCAAGTTCTGATCGGGCTTGTCAAGGTTAAGAAGTTGGATCGGCAGGAGAGACTGATAACTGGCACTGCGTGAGCTGAGTTCTTGATCAATGAGTGAGAACTGAACCGTCACTTTTCAGCGCTGTGCGTTGTCTTCACGTCTCCTTTTTTTGGCCTAATTTTACCCCCAGCGGGATTTAGCATAGGCACGGCCCCCCGGTGTATGATAGCTGTATGTAGATGAGATAACAGATAAAGATGTACATAGTGTATAATAGAAATTCTACATGTATTGTTCGCTTCCGTGGAGTAGCAGATACGTACAGGATTTTCTTTCTAAAATGATGATTCAGGGTTAAATGATTGATTTGGTGGTTTTATTTGTCTTGAATAGATGCGGTGCCGTAAGTTAACGATGGATGTGGCACGATAGATGACGCGCCGTAAGGTTAAACCACATCCTCAGCGTCAGCGTAAATCGTCACGCCTCCCGATCTTGAGCGCCGGGACTGGTCGCGTGGGCGGATACgggaataaggccttgtttagataaaaaaaactttatgcactttgacactgtagcacttttgtttttatttgacaaacattatctaattatagagcaactaggtttaaaagatttatctcgtgatttacagataaactgtgtaattagttatcttttatatatatttaatgttccatgcatgtgccgcaagatttgatgtgatggggaatcttataaagttttgggtttttgaatgTATCAGAAAACTTGCCCGATcggagatgaaaaattttgggtatcacatcggatatgtcgggagGGGATTTTAgacactaataaaaaaataaattatatagctcgtctggaaactgtaagacaaatctattaagcataattaatctatcattaacacatgtgggttactgtagcacttaaagctaatcatggactaactaggcttaaaaaattcgtctcacgattttcaatcaaactgtgtaattagtttattttttttatctacatttaatgttccatgtatgcgtccaaagattcgatgggatgggtgaaaattttttagatggagaactaaacagggccgcaGCTAAGGGCACTCATAAgattctatcacagagtccaagacaattaattacatattatttatggtattttgctgatgtgacagcatatttattgaataaagatatagaaaaaataagactccaagtcttatttagactctaagtccacattgttcaagGTAATAAATAAATTTAGACTTTATGATAGAGTTTGTATTGTATTgtgaccttgtttagatgtgaaatatttttggttttttgctactgtagcacttttgtatttagtaattaatgttcaatcatagactaatagactcaaaagacttgtctcgtgatttataagtagttattttttttaatctatatttaatgtggcagaaccaccctaattatatggcccacatgcacctatcattgtccttaagacctctaactactgcacatgagagtcatataactcagatagtctgtcgggtgccctcagaggaccccgaatcatccacatttgtactcatacaggatcaacatggagttaccacaacattacaacatttgtcacaaaaataacttacatcggagtgcggaagatttataactcaatttacaacatatgatggaatataaacaactaaatttccaaaaggtgtgtagagtagcggaagcatcttaggtgaagcttctaaggtagaagaggtggataaatcatgtcgcgcccaccgacatgactTCCATAAGCAGcataagtcagcacctgcaataggggttataaaaccctgagtacgggagtacgcaac is a window encoding:
- the LOC8070393 gene encoding uncharacterized protein LOC8070393, whose protein sequence is MSVASAAAAAAASLVASSSLSIPDHLRLRPRLPPPPLPRFRRRSRGVCLVRAVLEDRAPPPAEEDAKRYGLNGNGSGLGYDDAAVQAYLGSNGDGSASGDGAAAVAQKPASSVAVVPVPVPVQPAEDERRRKERVEEIGREDAWFKQSSGEVSVAPGGRWNRFKTYSTIQRTLEIWGFVFTFIFKAWLNNQKFTYRGGITEEKKIMRRKVLAKWLKESLLRLGPTFIKIGQQFSTRVDILPQEYVDQLSELQDQVPPFPSETAVKIVEEELGASVNEIFDRFDFEPIAAASLGQVHRARLNGQEVVIKVQRPGLKELFDIDLKNLRVIAEYLQKVDPKSDGAKRDWVAIYDECASVLYQEIDYTKEAFNAEKFAENFKKLEYVKVPEIYWEYTTPQVLTMEYVPGIKINRIKQLDKLGVDRKRLGRYAVESYLEQILSHGFFHADPHPGNIAVDDVNGGRLIFYDFGMMGSISQNIRGGLLEVFYGVYEKDPDKVLQAMVQMGVLVPTGDMTAVRRTAQFFLNSFEERLAAQRKEREMATAELGFKKQLTKEEKFEKRKQRLAAIGEDLLAIAADQPFRFPATFTFVVRAFSVLDGIGKGLDPRFDITEIAKPYAKELLRFNEAGVEVVVKDAKKRWERQSRAFYNLFRQPDRVEKLAQIIERLEQGELKLRVRTLESERAFQRVAAVQKTIGYGVAAGSLVNLATMLYFNSIRGPATIAYSLCAFFGLQVLIGLVKVKKLDRQERLITGTA